Proteins co-encoded in one Candidatus Thiodictyon syntrophicum genomic window:
- a CDS encoding helix-turn-helix domain-containing protein yields the protein MLMTEIPKIDRQHGLHPISVSDSDALNIVFIHGLDGDAFTSWMSNPDDIATFWPLWLAKDCPDAGVWTLGYPANSTNWKAQSMPLADQGVQLLDRLATHRLGERPLLFVSHSMGGIIAKQLLRHANDLGVPRWQKIATQTRGIAFIATPHSGANLANFATFASAIYRTSESVKDLAAHHPRLRELHNWFRSYYNDHGLVCRTYCESFEVRPELLGTITLPKGIVVVDQTSAEPNLPGEVAVPLQEDHISICKPKDRSAQLYESLLDWVRECSRTVARQPLSNSSMQAPNGAVGSPITELGLLRSDAREPAPLVITGAGIARSDNWQHSIARLIKASGRLTSRELAEEAGINRGQLNNWLNGKRALSDDRARIVGQILLKQIKKPGLVPAAVLATYAEELDALDRFLAGVSAGGNEALGPVPVDAYLPAGHPAFCKRQCEEDLEQQLAIRPFTLGIRGGRKTGKSTAARWLAARLKSEGPPLLYFELSPPEGRDIFQKMTPADLFAWLDQQARDALPDANLSPLRDWRGFVPWVGENLLRYRQADNRCASLFFDGIENLSRESQDALFIALHSLRNAKARDPNYRFINLLCAFDPGRVQNPSGALLGRSGSILFNTAVPRAGNIPQGALVRLVEWRLGLAGHERNQVVDRLWSCCAGHPWLTQVWLNTYDASGAALTYSTLDALDRELADRFFDPKTGIAPAPGVVSTDLVSRLASELGRTQGLQDRITAAVLPDPRADPWRSERGDVANWSLLSDTGLFAPGEDPGTLCCTRWIAERLVEQHCPDQ from the coding sequence ATGCTGATGACAGAGATTCCCAAGATTGATAGGCAGCATGGACTGCACCCGATCTCGGTATCCGACAGCGACGCACTGAACATCGTGTTTATCCACGGACTCGACGGCGATGCGTTCACCAGTTGGATGTCGAATCCGGACGATATCGCTACCTTTTGGCCTCTCTGGTTGGCCAAAGACTGCCCGGACGCCGGAGTTTGGACCCTGGGCTATCCGGCGAATTCGACGAATTGGAAAGCACAGTCAATGCCATTGGCGGATCAGGGCGTGCAATTACTCGATCGGCTGGCGACGCACCGACTCGGCGAGCGGCCCTTGTTGTTCGTCAGCCACAGTATGGGTGGCATCATCGCCAAACAATTGCTCCGCCACGCAAATGACCTGGGGGTGCCGCGGTGGCAGAAGATCGCGACACAGACCCGTGGCATAGCGTTCATCGCCACGCCCCATTCCGGGGCCAATCTCGCGAACTTCGCTACCTTCGCAAGCGCCATTTACCGCACCAGTGAGTCGGTTAAGGATCTGGCGGCCCATCACCCGCGTCTGCGCGAACTGCATAACTGGTTCCGGTCCTATTACAATGACCACGGACTGGTCTGCCGAACCTATTGTGAGAGCTTTGAGGTGCGCCCCGAACTACTCGGTACCATCACGCTACCGAAGGGCATCGTCGTAGTCGATCAGACAAGCGCCGAGCCTAACCTGCCGGGTGAGGTAGCGGTGCCCCTGCAGGAGGATCACATCAGCATTTGCAAGCCCAAGGATCGATCCGCGCAACTATATGAGAGCCTGTTGGACTGGGTCCGGGAGTGTTCCCGGACTGTCGCCCGTCAGCCTTTATCAAATTCGTCAATGCAAGCGCCGAACGGCGCAGTGGGCTCCCCAATAACGGAACTGGGCTTGCTGCGATCAGACGCACGGGAGCCCGCCCCGCTGGTTATCACTGGTGCGGGTATCGCCCGGAGTGACAACTGGCAACACTCCATCGCCCGCCTGATCAAGGCATCGGGTCGGCTGACCAGCCGGGAGTTGGCGGAGGAGGCAGGCATCAACCGGGGCCAGCTTAATAACTGGCTGAACGGAAAAAGAGCGCTCAGCGATGACCGAGCGCGAATCGTCGGACAGATTCTGCTGAAGCAGATCAAGAAGCCGGGGCTGGTGCCAGCAGCAGTGTTGGCGACCTATGCCGAGGAGTTAGATGCCCTGGATCGGTTTCTGGCCGGTGTATCGGCCGGTGGGAATGAGGCATTGGGTCCGGTACCGGTCGATGCATACCTGCCTGCCGGTCATCCGGCCTTTTGTAAGCGCCAGTGCGAGGAGGATTTGGAGCAGCAACTCGCCATCCGCCCCTTCACACTCGGCATTCGGGGTGGGCGCAAGACCGGCAAGTCCACGGCGGCGCGCTGGCTCGCCGCCCGGCTGAAGTCGGAAGGCCCCCCGCTACTCTACTTCGAGCTATCGCCACCCGAGGGTCGCGATATCTTCCAGAAGATGACTCCCGCGGACCTGTTTGCCTGGCTGGATCAGCAGGCGCGGGACGCCTTGCCGGACGCAAACCTCAGCCCCCTGCGGGACTGGCGGGGCTTCGTGCCCTGGGTCGGCGAGAACCTGTTGCGCTACCGCCAAGCGGACAACCGCTGTGCCTCGCTCTTCTTCGACGGCATCGAGAACCTGAGCCGCGAGTCCCAGGATGCCCTGTTCATTGCACTACACAGCCTGAGGAACGCCAAGGCGCGTGATCCGAACTATCGCTTTATTAACCTGCTGTGCGCATTCGATCCAGGGCGGGTGCAGAACCCTAGCGGGGCCCTTCTAGGCAGGTCAGGATCGATCCTGTTCAATACCGCGGTTCCGCGTGCGGGAAACATCCCGCAGGGGGCTCTGGTGCGGCTCGTGGAGTGGCGGTTAGGTCTCGCAGGCCACGAGCGTAACCAGGTGGTCGACCGCCTCTGGTCATGTTGTGCTGGGCACCCCTGGTTAACCCAGGTTTGGTTGAACACCTACGACGCGTCGGGCGCCGCCCTGACCTACAGCACACTGGACGCGCTGGATCGAGAGCTTGCCGATCGATTCTTCGATCCAAAGACAGGTATCGCGCCCGCTCCCGGGGTGGTTAGTACGGACTTGGTCAGTCGCCTCGCATCGGAATTGGGGCGTACTCAGGGCCTCCAAGACCGTATCACGGCGGCGGTACTTCCCGACCCCAGGGCTGACCCGTGGCGAAGCGAGAGGGGGGACGTCGCTAACTGGAGTCTGCTCTCCGACACCGGGCTCTTCGCTCCGGGCGAGGACCCTGGAACTCTGTGTTGCACGCGCTGGATCGCGGAACGTCTCGTCGAGCAGCACTGCCCCGACCAGTAG
- a CDS encoding DEAD/DEAH box helicase: MNAVLKDLYSTREVNELVSALDDARLVATLTAKPVERARPNAVGRLRIAAVAGLQDALFTADMDRMLRGASTAPTAAAPDLTVFRTWEAYLEALSESGSSPSADDLLAYVAVGYLARRDTEVRAFLRRLPGLPSTNEQPWPEQVREDIARALLSMACQGTRADLVEGNAIIDRLSAIQKDRDSQWLSSRNGSGRRDAFTLMGLYHLAQVAVRLSEYMLSGSVADASGDRRDLEPELKRLLTRAQDYLELAADPEALTWLQSVKVVAWRLYSDSIWKTAQGLYPRMNELLSALMAAGREHPIFSLMPSQQEALRESLLDPVRVCVVLQMPTSAGKTLLAEFAILQSLQSFGKDSRVLYLTPTRALATQVRRTLNSDLRDLEIAVSAAGGAFEEDPYELGLLQSADGVIVATPEKTDLLLRTHRDWFDRVRLIVVDEAHLLRDGERGVRLELLLANLRRECKDIRLLLLTPFVDNAAEIAAWLGGDRGAPINIAWRPSRLMIGLATLAGRKPRRAFEIAWREPHSERPNPQPSSLPVIADSGPLSSARDKLVYLARRFVNLGPVLGFFSASKSEPEKTAAELAEGRDLLSPQQSTPGLRLAIALAQADYGTESVLVRCLERGVAFHHAALSSELRFLIEDQVRAGTIRFITATSTLAQGMNFPVSTVLVHSVHKPRGGGDLTPGEFWNIAGRAGRVGMADKGLVVLVNHKHRAQWERYADALSDDIQSALLAVLAQASAAVSLKDAYRNYPQLRPFFQYLAHAVATLGADRARDALDELLQMSLANSQASGPLQSRQLRGLAQTYLREIAGKQTGYLKTADATGLGSFSFDSLYAAIRGDSLLQQGPGAVLANKSVGMEHLIEALHWLPELNLGIGKGEGEMDTAAVARVVQAWMDGAPVQTIAAEFPGKEANDRVRNAGVYVHSKVAMTVAWGAHAYLRGLVLTNNTVMDASTAEQQMLPAYIQYGVRTPEAAVAGLLGVPRQLAEAVGEDYRDRYGKLKPKETGRFRDHVERADRADWSRILDRSALAGRVDPGDVWQVWRQMQGLTYS; this comes from the coding sequence GTGAACGCAGTCCTCAAGGACCTGTACTCGACCCGCGAGGTCAACGAACTCGTGAGCGCTCTGGACGACGCGCGCCTGGTGGCCACCTTGACGGCGAAACCCGTCGAGCGCGCTCGACCCAACGCCGTCGGGCGTCTGCGCATTGCCGCCGTGGCTGGGCTGCAGGACGCACTTTTCACCGCAGACATGGACCGGATGCTCCGTGGGGCCTCAACCGCACCCACCGCCGCCGCCCCAGACCTGACCGTCTTTCGGACTTGGGAGGCCTATCTGGAGGCGCTGTCCGAATCGGGCAGCAGCCCATCCGCCGATGATCTGCTGGCTTACGTAGCCGTTGGCTATCTGGCCCGCCGCGACACCGAGGTCCGCGCCTTCCTGCGTCGCCTACCGGGCTTGCCGAGCACCAACGAGCAACCCTGGCCCGAACAAGTCCGGGAGGACATCGCCCGGGCGCTCCTCTCCATGGCTTGCCAGGGGACGCGTGCCGACCTTGTCGAGGGCAATGCCATCATTGATCGGCTCTCGGCCATCCAGAAGGACCGCGACAGCCAGTGGCTCAGTTCGCGTAACGGGAGCGGGCGCCGCGATGCCTTCACCCTGATGGGTCTGTACCATCTGGCCCAGGTCGCGGTGCGGCTCTCGGAATACATGCTGTCGGGCTCGGTCGCGGATGCATCCGGCGACCGGCGAGACTTGGAGCCTGAACTCAAGCGCCTGCTGACCAGAGCACAGGATTATCTGGAACTGGCCGCGGACCCGGAGGCCTTGACCTGGCTCCAGTCGGTCAAGGTCGTGGCCTGGCGGCTCTACTCGGACTCGATCTGGAAGACCGCCCAAGGTCTCTACCCGCGCATGAACGAGTTGCTGAGTGCGCTCATGGCCGCCGGGCGGGAGCACCCGATCTTCAGCCTGATGCCCTCCCAACAGGAGGCACTGCGGGAAAGCCTGCTCGACCCGGTGCGCGTCTGCGTCGTCTTGCAGATGCCCACCAGCGCCGGCAAGACCCTGCTCGCGGAATTCGCCATCCTGCAAAGCCTGCAATCCTTCGGCAAGGATTCTCGTGTCCTCTACCTGACGCCAACCCGGGCGCTGGCAACCCAGGTTCGGCGAACGCTCAACAGCGATCTGCGTGACCTGGAGATCGCGGTGTCGGCGGCCGGCGGCGCCTTCGAGGAAGACCCCTACGAACTCGGTCTGCTTCAATCGGCAGACGGCGTGATCGTGGCCACCCCGGAAAAGACCGACCTGCTGTTGCGGACCCATCGCGACTGGTTCGACCGGGTACGGCTGATCGTCGTCGATGAGGCCCACCTGTTGCGCGACGGGGAGCGCGGCGTTCGCCTGGAGTTGCTGCTGGCGAATCTGCGCCGCGAATGCAAGGACATCCGGCTGTTGCTCCTGACGCCCTTCGTCGACAACGCCGCCGAGATCGCCGCCTGGCTGGGCGGGGATCGCGGCGCCCCCATCAACATCGCCTGGCGTCCATCGCGCCTGATGATCGGGCTTGCCACGCTCGCTGGGCGCAAACCGCGCCGAGCCTTCGAGATCGCCTGGCGGGAGCCGCACAGCGAGCGACCCAATCCGCAGCCATCGAGCCTCCCGGTGATCGCCGATTCTGGGCCGCTCTCCTCGGCCCGCGACAAGCTGGTTTACCTGGCCCGTCGCTTCGTCAACCTGGGTCCAGTGCTCGGTTTCTTCAGCGCGAGCAAGTCCGAACCGGAGAAGACCGCGGCGGAGCTTGCCGAAGGCCGCGACCTGCTCTCCCCGCAGCAGTCGACACCCGGCTTGCGCCTCGCCATCGCCTTGGCGCAAGCCGATTACGGTACCGAATCCGTCCTGGTGCGCTGTCTGGAGCGCGGGGTCGCCTTTCACCACGCCGCCTTGTCATCGGAGTTGCGGTTCCTGATCGAGGACCAGGTCCGCGCCGGCACCATCAGGTTCATCACCGCGACCTCGACCCTGGCGCAAGGCATGAACTTCCCCGTCAGCACCGTGCTGGTCCATTCCGTCCATAAACCGCGGGGTGGTGGCGACCTGACCCCCGGCGAATTCTGGAACATCGCCGGGCGGGCCGGCCGCGTCGGCATGGCCGACAAGGGACTCGTGGTCTTGGTCAATCACAAGCACCGCGCCCAGTGGGAGCGTTACGCGGACGCCTTGAGCGACGACATCCAGTCTGCCCTGTTGGCAGTGCTCGCCCAGGCCAGTGCGGCGGTCAGCCTCAAGGATGCCTACCGCAACTATCCCCAACTCAGACCCTTCTTCCAGTACCTCGCCCATGCGGTCGCCACGCTCGGTGCCGACCGGGCGCGCGACGCCCTGGACGAACTCCTGCAAATGAGCCTTGCCAACAGCCAGGCCAGCGGCCCGCTGCAGAGTCGGCAATTGCGCGGTCTGGCCCAAACTTATCTGCGAGAGATTGCCGGTAAGCAGACCGGCTATCTCAAGACCGCCGATGCCACCGGCCTGGGTTCCTTCAGCTTCGACTCGCTGTACGCGGCTATCCGCGGCGATTCATTACTCCAGCAAGGGCCAGGTGCAGTGCTCGCCAACAAGTCGGTAGGCATGGAACACCTTATCGAGGCGTTGCACTGGCTCCCCGAATTGAATCTGGGAATCGGTAAAGGCGAGGGCGAGATGGATACCGCGGCCGTCGCGCGAGTCGTCCAGGCGTGGATGGATGGTGCCCCAGTGCAAACCATCGCCGCCGAGTTTCCCGGAAAGGAAGCGAATGATCGTGTACGCAACGCCGGCGTCTACGTCCACAGCAAGGTCGCCATGACGGTCGCCTGGGGCGCGCACGCCTATCTGCGCGGTCTGGTGTTGACCAACAACACGGTCATGGACGCCAGCACGGCCGAACAGCAGATGTTGCCGGCCTACATCCAGTACGGGGTCCGCACGCCGGAGGCAGCGGTCGCCGGGCTCTTGGGGGTTCCCCGTCAGCTTGCGGAGGCGGTGGGCGAGGACTATCGGGATCGTTATGGCAAACTCAAACCGAAGGAGACTGGTCGATTCAGGGATCATGTCGAGCGGGCTGACCGGGCCGACTGGAGCCGCATACTCGACCGCTCCGCCTTGGCCGGTCGGGTCGATCCTGGGGATGTTTGGCAGGTTTGGCGGCAGATGCAGGGATTGACCTATTCATGA